The segment AAGCTTTGTGACATTGGACTGATGGACAAGTTCTTATTCCAACTTATATGTGCATTGGCTCTTTATCGATCTCTTTGTTGGAAGAATTCCGTCAAATGCAAAAAGCTCATTTAAAATCAATCCTTACATCAAATCGACTGCTTGAGTTCCCTCTTGTTCTCCCATTGGCTGGAGGCCAAGCATCCCGTGATTCATTTCATGCTTCTACAATGTTTCTACCTCAGTTGTTAAAAAGGGTCTCTTTGAGAAACAGCTTagatataaactaaatattagTGAGACATTTCTTTATCACGAGGTTATGTGTGTGTTTCACTCTTCAATTACGCCAACGTGTGGATGCGAATTATGAAGATTGagaacttttgttttaaacagaGTACACGCCACTGTCAAGTGGTAATACATTTGTTACATATATCCAACCTagtaaactatatttttttaggtGCTAAACTAGTCGCATATGATTCATTGTCAAGACTTTAAAAATAACTATTCTGGTTTCAAACGCAGCAATGGCTCCATACAACTCCTGTTGGTATTTGTGTATGTTGTGATATTTAAATAAACCTTTGGTTAACATAAATCATGACCTATTCTAAAGATACTTAGTGACTAGCCAgaatttgttttacattacTTTATCATGTCTATACTTTATCACATATCTAGTTCTgattaatatttctatttttttcatctttcacAGTCTCACATGGGAAGTAATCAGGAACCAAGATTTTCGCcctaataaataaaatgaatgaacTGAAAAAGAAGTAGTCtccctattttattttattgtgtttttaCTGACTTCTCATGGAATGGCTACACAAAATGGCTAGCTTGGCGTTAACTGTATGGATAAGCTCACATATAGTCTGCTTTCTTGACCTGAAACATTTGCATACTGTCTCCATTAGTCACTGGGACACAATGTAGAAAGACAATGTTCAGAGATAATTTCAGTTGGAAGACAAAAGTTGTGGAGGTCAAAGGTCAATGGATAGGTACAGATGAAGTACGTCACAGGGTGAAAAGTGATTTGTGGACAGGTTTTGGAATTACTAGATGTAACTAGATGATAGCACATCAGAGTATCGCTAACTATAGCGTGTGCAGTGTACCAAACTTTCGGTCATCCTATCACATAATATAAGACtactatttaatgttttaaatatagtCAACACCAAGTAGAAACAAACGCActgaatgtaaaaaataaatgtattagccATTATAAAGACAATAAATCAAAAGATTACAAAGTAATAAGCAAGGAGCCCGATGCATTAGCTTTTCTTTTTCAGGATAGCATTTAGCTAAGAGTTTCTAGAAACTCGCTTTAAGAATACAGTTTGTTGGTATAGTCACCAGTAGAGCGAAAGATCTCCAGTTCcataatcattcaataaataCTTAGCAGTTGATTGCGGCCCTTAGAAACAGACGTAACAACATAAAGACACAACGTGAACTTGTGTGAAACAATGCAGATGTCATTAGAGTACACTTAGATCGACACGTAAACGCCTTGATCAAATGCGAAGAGATATCTGGTGGCTTGGAGAACATCGAAGCGTTTACTCTAAGTCTAGGTATTTAGTCTGTGATCCAGTGTATGTTGGCTGGAAGCCTTTAGAGTTGGCCTGAAATTAAACATCAATGAGTTTGTATTGGGGGCTTGTCACTGAGATGAACAAGTAGAAATGACTtcatttgttacaaagcttatatcaactgtgTCTGTTTGCCTGTCTGGtaaacaaatgtttgtacacgttatttctcccacacccattctcggatcaagttgaaactttgcacaagtattcattagcacagacaagacatgaagcaatgaaaaaaaataaaacaattagtcaattaatcattggtaattaattattttgtttgataccaagaaGGGAGATTAATACTTCACTATTCacagataaatttaaatatgtcacgTTTGTTCCTCATAGATAAATGCACGTATTATTTCTCCTGCACCCATCCTCGGATCatgttgaaacaattatttattgtacctaacaaaacatgaatcaattaaaattatcattttgtttgatatcgaataagggaaagaacttctacattattgagagatatagttgtaagtgcattgttcttccccttagataagctttgtttatttttgttgtaatttattagcggcccccgaaaggggaaaagacgctattagttttgtgcgaaatgtctgtccgtctgtccgtccgtcccgtttagatctcgtaaactagaaaagatattgaaaatcacaatattttagaccattcaaagttctgatgcaacggctactttttttttcctgaaagcgaaaaatctaatttataaaatcagttatgcaagcagttttttaaagagaaaaagctaattagtatgcattataagttagacctaatttaaaacgaatagtaatcttataaactttattttcttgaacTTTTATATGTACGTATGGgttctataaattcaaataaaagaactttttcaaaacaattacattatgtaAAGACCAGGACaggctcggtaaagcgcttagcttccgaaccgaggttcccgggttcgaatcctgatgaagactgggattttcaacttcgaaATCCCTGGGCGCcactgagtctacccagctctaatgggtacctgacattagttggggaaaagtaaaggcggttggtcgttgtgctggctacatgacaccctcgttaaccgtaggccacaaaaacagatgaacttaacatcatctgccctatagaccacaaggtctgaaaggggaaccaattaggccaggttcacatctaactttgcattcacttgcacctatcctttgatctgcagcaccattggggcactacacaagatctgtcaaccttctttctccattcttatctctcatttgtctttgatataatttcatttggatgttctttctgaaaatattgaagcctgcctgggtggaccacttcgggggccgattttaagtttgtgtttccacacaaactgtctttgtaaccttgtttcttttaaatttgcTGTTAGTAAAATTTGTTGCCTAACtcattaaagcaaaaaaaaaaaacaaaaaaaaaaccacaatgGCATACAATTCTGAGGTTTTCGTCACTCGAAAAACAACCGCGATGCAACTTAGATTTTCCAACgtaacttaaatgtatttagttgTGTATTCTTTATAACATAAGGAGTAATAACATGTAATATCGTAAACATGTTATGTCGTAAAATGTTATGTCGTAAACATGTAATGCCATGAGAAAATGTCAAAGAAGAACATATCTTGCTTTGTAATTGAGATCATTAtagtttgaattttaaaaaaaaggaaaagaaaacagCACAATGAACATGACATCAGCTTATCTTACAACACAATCAACAAAACAGCATAGCTTACCAAAAAGCCAAGGCTGTGAATGCAGTTAATGACATTAAGGAATGGTCCTTTGCGACCTTCCCACAAATCAGTGCTCTGGTAGaaagatgaaaacaaaaagttaatcaAACGTTTAAACTGATTTGGTCTATATAAAATCTGGGCTTTAAAAGAAGTACTGAGGTTTGGCAGTGTGTCtacttttcaaaaataatctaaaacTTGTTTCAGGATGGAAATCTTGCTTAGAAACAAAGGCCTCGAGTTTGTTTCTCTGTGGGCACAAGTTTATTGCTCTGTTGCCTCAATATCATTGCTCTGTTGCCTCAAGATCATTGCTCTGTTGCCTAAAGATCATTGCTCTGTTGCCTCAAGATCATTGCTCTGTTGCCTCAAGATTATTGCTCTGTTGCCTCAAGATCATTGCTCTGTTGCCTCAAgatcattgctttttttttgctacaagTTCATTTGTCTTTTGGCATGAGTTCATTGCTCTGTTACCAAGATTTCATTGCTCTATCGCCTCCAACATGCAAAGGTTTATCAATGGCAATCGTTAATAGACCTAGTTGATTAGGTTATGCTCCAAGGAAATACCTTCACATACTTATTAAAACACTTTAGACTAACCTGGAAGAGAAACTCTTTGCTCAACCCATAATCCGTGCAACCTTTATTGAAGTTATCAATGTTGCCCATAGCAACAAAAGGGGAAGCTACTTTTTTCTGGAAGCCCACCTTCGATTTACCTTCTGAAGCTAGGATTTTGTTGATCAACCTTTAAAGGATAAAGTCTAATTATTCTAGATGTATATGAATTTGGAATGATCATAAATATGtcgaaataaaataagatttcaAAGCCAAACATAAGACCAAAATGTTTACTTGAagtgtatttaaaaattaaaacgattaaatggtaaacaaaaaaagttgaacaaaaaaaagagcAGCTAAGTAAAGAGCAGCTAAGTAAAGAGCAGCCAAGTATTGCGTTTTCAAACCTTGAACTAGTTTTAGAATGCAACATTTACATTGACATTCTTCATTCGTTAGACACTGAAACTAAAGAGGTAGAAACAATAGCAACAATTTGTGTTACAATAATTTAATCTCATCTCCAGACCAATacaagagattttttaaaatattttttattttcaaaaataaaaatgttaataaggTGACAGAAACACAAATGAAGCGTTATTAATTACTTTAGCTCAATGCACACTAGAGATACAAAAAAGCATCCATACAGAGACATTGACTGAGCAGTTTAAATTGTTGTCGTGTTGAAATCTCCATGTATTTGACTGTCCAGTTTGTCCCTTCCTTTGGATAAAGTTGACAGTGGTCTTTGTCTTCAAGTGTCTTACAGTTTAATTTCTCTTCTTATAAGGTTACAAAAAgtctaaattttgttttgtcattttcagAAAAGTTTTAATTGTTTCATCGTTCAAAACATTTCTATTCAAACTACAACTTCACCATTAGGATAATAAGTTGccatttataaaaaatctttcatTATTTCTTGCATAATAAAGTTTGGAATATTGCTGAAGCCATAGTGTAACGACTGCGACTAGCTCTGAGTTTCACAGATAAAAATACTGAGCTAAATCCTTAGATATGTTAGTAGCATCTTTTTAATGAAGTATTTCTACTAGGTGTCCCATTCATTTCAATTAAACTTGCCCACAACAAATCTCATCAGTACTCACATTTAGGACCATGAGACTAAGTTTTAGTAAAGGTGTGCCTAGTTTTAAGCAGTCAATGAAGCTGTGAAATCAACAACATTGAAAGCAGTCAATAACAAGAAATATTTGGGAAGGAAAACTTCAtcccaaacaaaatatatttactagAAAGCCAACATTCATTTTGTTGTGATTTAAGTCTTCAAGGCAATAGAACTGTTTAGGAGATAAGATTACAAACAAATAATACTGCttacaattataattattaaaatgtgtgtTTCATTTCTTATACaattgaagaattttttttttattttgtgtacatAAGGACGTGGTGACCTCTTAGTCAAACACAAAACCAACAAATCTCAAATAAGCTGATATATAGCGATGGGATAAGCTGATATATAGCGATGGGATAAGCTGATATATAGCGATGGGATAAGCTGATATATAGCGATGGGATAAGCTGATATATAGCGATGGGATAAGCTGATATATAGCGATGGGATAAGCTGATATATAGCGATGGGATAAGCTGATATATAGCGATGGGATAAGCTGATATATAGCGATGGGATAAGCTGATATATAGCGATGGGATAAGCTGATATATAGCGATGAGATAAGCTGATATATAGCGATGAGATACTCAGTTTGCTGATGATCATGTTTTAGTGCTACAAAGAATAATCCAATATAAAAACTGAAAGCATTGATCTATCCTATAGATATAGAAGTGATGTTTTATGTCAAGGCACTCTCTCAATAAACCAAAAGGCTAAAAAGTACATCTGAATGGAGACAGCAACAGTTGAAATGTTTCAGAATAAttagaaaacatgcaaagaaaaaaagtggCTCCCAATCAATTGAAGTATACTAAAAATCACGAGTAGATCTCAAATATACGGAATAATATTGTACTTAGGTCTACTAatttacaatttaataattactgatgggaggaggcttcagacattgccaatgacagatccttatggagacagcttgccgcccaatgcgccgaacggcgcgagaggacCTGAGTAAGTAAGTACGATAATCTATCAAGGAATGCTGCTTTATGTGCATACAGTAGAACTGGGGAATTGTCTTTGATATTTTTtctcttgcattttttttgttagttatgAGATTAAAGAGTCAACTTGAGTAGCTCTACAAGTTTCACAGAGAGCTTCGTTCAAAAAGACAACCTTCAATAGCAATCTATTGTTTGGTCTCATATATAATGTTTACTCAGTATTCAATACAGATTATTGTTTCCCGTAAGCCTATCTAGTTCTCCGTAACACTTCATTAGCCAATCATTGGGAGCTGTTCTAATCTTAAAACTCGCAAAGTAAAAGTCAACAGAATTTCCACAATTAGAAGCCAAACATTTAGCGCATGCGTGGAGTTGCACTGTGTTCTGGCTGCACACCACAACACTTACTTGCACAGCAACACACCATCTCTCAAACTCTTGTGCAATTCCTTTTGGGTGTGGTTTACCTAGGAAATACAGGTCAAGCTTAGGTTCGGGGTTCAAAGTTCAGGTGAAAATGTTTAAATGGCAGAAAGTTAATGAGGGGGTAGAGCTAACTACAGTATAGACACACTCAGTAACACACCGGATCAGTGGCGGCGAATCCAAACTGCTGATGTGTCGCAGTCGGAAGAGATAGGGGTCAGTGATACAACTCCATATATTATAGTGTTCATATAAGCAGCAACACTAtttaacttaacaaaaaaagtcaaaagTTAATTCTATCAAATTAAAACAGGTCAAGGTCATTTTCCTCACTTTATACCCCGCcactgatttaaataaaaatggacTAAACCAGAACATTATGAAGATGAGACTTAAAGGGAGGGGGTCATTCtgtgtgaaaataaaataatatatacaaataatcCAGTAGTTTTTTCATTGATGCTAAAATATTACTCAAGAGGAAAATTGATTGATAACAAGTAATCTCTATTAGTAAGGTTCTCACAGATAAAACAAATAGAGACAACTCGCATGAGATATACTACAGGTCTAGCCAAATCACATATCAAAAATGGCAAAAATAACCTCTCAAATCTAGCAAAAATCCTCTATCAAATCTTGCAAAAATGACAAATCAAATTTTGAGTGTAGTACAATATTCCCTATCATAGGCTCAGTGTCTTGCACATTGATGAATTTCAGACCATTTTGCTAAAAAGACCTTTCTCAAGTGTCACTTTGAGACGAAAGACCTACCAAAACTATACGTTCCGACTAAGCAAAACAGCTATTCTACCCTACTAAATGTACTagaactataggcctactgcagGTACGTCATTTGACGTCCTGTCTTCTAATGGTTTGACTTACGATTGGTTCGTGCTCGCCGGCTAGAATGGCGTTGATCCAAACGACAATGGCGTTCATGGTTCCAGCGGCTTCTTCTTGATCATAGCGCTGAGGGGAAGCAATCAAAATTAAACTAAGAAAGAAATCAGTTAAGATTAAAACAACGAAATCAATTAAGATCAAACTaagaaataaatcaatcaagattagaataaaaaattcaatcaagatcaaactaagaaataaatcaatcaagattagaagaaaaaattcaatcaagatcaaactaagaaataaatcaatcaagattagaagaaaaaattcaatcaagatcaaactaagaaataaatcaatcaagATCAGAAGAAAAAATTCAATCAAGATCAAACTaagaaataaatcaatcaagATTAGAAGAAAAAATTCAATCAAGATCGAACTaagaaataaatcaatcaagattagaagaaaaaattcaatcaagatcaaactaagaaataaatcaatcaagattagaagaaaaaattcaatcaagatcaaactaagaaataaatcaatcaagatcaaactaagaaataaatcaatcaagatcaaactaagaaataaatcaatcaagatcaaactaagaaataaatcaatcaagatcaaactaagaaataaatcaatcaagatcaaactaagaaataaatcaatcaagatcaaactaagaaataaatcaatcaagatcaaactaagaaataaatcaatcaagatcaaactaagaaataaatcaatcaagatcaaactaagaaataaataaatcaagatCAAACTAAGAAATAAGTCAATCAAGATCAAACTaagaaataaatcaatcaagatcaaactaagaaataaatcaatcaagatcaaactaagaaataaatcaatcaagatcaaactaagaaataaatcaatcaagatcaaactaagaaataaatcaatcaagatcaaactaagaaataaatcaatcaagatcaaactaagaaataaatcaatcaagatcaaactaagaaataaatcaatcaagatcaaactaagaaataaatcaatcaagatcaaactaagaaataaatcaatcaagatcaaactaagaaataaatcaatcaagatcaaactaagaaataaatcaatcaagatcaaactaagaaataaatcaatcaagATCAAACtaagatgactttaacatcatcggCAAATGATTTCTTTCTGTTTGGCAAGCTAGCGttatgagcagggtgtcatgtggccagcacaactgtCTCAAGTCAGGTGGATTTGTGAGGACTCAAAATTATAAATCTCAAAGAGATTCGAAGCCAAGAccacaggttcggaagccaagcgcttaaccactcaccCACCTCGCCTCCAATTAAGATTGAGACAATTTAAGATTAGACTCGGAATCTAAGAGATCAAGATTACAGTGGTTTACATATAGTTTAAATTGTTCCAAATAGTGTTTGATTGTTCGATTGTTCAATGTTTATTTCtaattgttttatgtttgattgtttaatgtttaattgtttaattttttaatgtttgtttaattgtttataagTTGTTAGTTAATGTAAGTTAATTCATGTGAATTTATATATTAACTGGGATTATTGaacacatttacaactattgataaaaaaattattattcgtaatgaaatacttttgaaattATAATTTCATCCTTATAAGATGtttttatagtaggcctatctgtatatatacatttatattttgaatcTTATCTATGGTATAAATATTATCAGATATGAAATATTACCTGGGTTATAAATATTGCTAATATACATAGCTTGTGAATGTCAAATGCTGATGTGTTCCTCTCGTTGTGTGAGTGTCTGTGTATTTATATGTGTGttcatatttataaatagatgaatttattttctactgtgtATATGTAGCTATGTATCAGGTGAGTGTATACACTTATAAATGTGCTTGatggttttaaaaataaacgcAAGTTATCAAAGAAGTTCATCtttgaagatttttttctttttcaagtaTTCCAGATTTAGTTGTGCAGTGTTTGCTTACACTTCTGACTGCTAGATCTGACTTACctgttctaattttttttcaatctcgGCTCCAATGCCAGATTTCTTGGCTCTGTTGTCTGCCATTTTGTATcagctgaaaacaaaaaaagaacaaattgaCAATCAATTGAAAATTTGTAGTTTATTTTCAAAGaaccaattaattaaaaaattagttaaaaatttgtaaaaaaaatatcttagatAATAACGAATGATTTTAATTACATAAAACTCAGAATGTAATCCAATGTTTTCCTAGTTGCTTTATTGACAACAAACCAGGTTGACGTGGTTAGATCTAGACGAG is part of the Biomphalaria glabrata chromosome 10, xgBioGlab47.1, whole genome shotgun sequence genome and harbors:
- the LOC106075089 gene encoding transgelin-3-like, coding for MADNRAKKSGIGAEIEKKLEQRYDQEEAAGTMNAIVVWINAILAGEHEPIVNHTQKELHKSLRDGVLLCKLINKILASEGKSKVGFQKKVASPFVAMGNIDNFNKGCTDYGLSKEFLFQSTDLWEGRKGPFLNVINCIHSLGFLANSKGFQPTYTGSQTKYLDLE